The DNA window GGAGACGAACCTGACCATCTCGATCGAGGGGTGATCCCTGATCACCTGCTCCGCAAGCCTGACCTCATGAAGGGACGGGGTGCCATACAGCCAGCCGTCCTGCAGTTGTTCGGCGATCGCCTCCTGTACTGCAGGGAAGGCATGACCGAGGATCAGCGGCCCATAGGCCAGGCAGCAATCGATCAGATCGGTTCCGTCGATCGTCGTGAGGACGGCGCCGGACCCCCGTGCCGTATAAAATGGGTACGGAGCGATGGCACGGACTGGACTCGATACCCCGCCAGGCATCAGACCCCGCGCCTTTTGATAGAGATCCTCACTCACAGTCTTCATCGAGCCACCCCGCTACGTCCTCGGCAAAGTAGGTGATGATCAGGTCGGCACCCGCCCGTTTGATTGCGATCAAACTCTCCATGGCCACTGCCTTCTTATTAATCCAGCCATTCTCAGCAGCTGCCATGATCAAAGCATATTCACCACTGACCTGATAAGCCGCAACCGGCAGACCGAAATCGGTGATCGATGCGAGCACATCAAGGTAGAACCCGGCCGGCTTCACCATCAGCATGTCAGCCCCCTCATCGACATCGAGCCTAGACTCCATGTACCCTTCGCGACCATTGGCAGGGTTGATCTGGTAGGAGGTCCGGTCACCGCAGAAACAGCTCGAATCAGCGGCGTCCCGGAAGGGGCCGTACAGCGCCGAAGCGAACTTGGTCGAGTACGAGAGGATCAGCACGTCCTGGAAACCGGCCTGATCGAGTGCATGCCGTATCGTGATTACCATCCCATCGAGCATGCACGACGGGGCTACGATATCGGCCCCGGCCTCAGCATGACTGACTGCAATATCAGCCATCAATGCAAGCGAAGGATCGTTCAACAGGTCGACCTCCCCGCACCGGTTCGGTCCGCCGATCCCACAGATGCCGCTCGAGGTGTACTCACAGGCACATACATCGGTGAGGACGACCATCGCCGGCACCGCCTGTTTTACGGCCCGGACGGCCTGTTGTATGACCCCATTGGGATCAAACGCCCCGCTGGCCTCCGGATCCTTCACTTCTGGCACCCCAAAGAGAAGCAGTGCCCAGATTCCTTTCCGGAACAGGCGTGTTGCAACCTCCCCAACCGCAGATACAGGATACCGATTCTGCCCCGGCATCGTCTCGATCGGGCGTGGAACCGTGATCGTCTGGTCGACAAAGATCGGCGCAATCAGGTCTTTCTTATTCAGGTGATGTTCAGTCAGTAGTGGAAGCAGATGCCTGCCCCGCAGCCGTCTCATTCTTTTTTCTGGATACACAATTTCTCCCCCTGGGTGATCGCATGGACGAGCGAAGCCGCAGCCTCCATCTCTCCACACTCCGCGCTGGCACGAATTGAGAACGTGGCATCAGTCAGCAGTTTCTTGACCAGCACCCTGGTCAGATCGTCGACGACAGCGACCGCCCTCTGATCCTCTGACCCGAGCCGGGCCAGCGCACGGTCGCGCTCCCTGACCCTGATCTGTTCGGCCCACGAATGAAGCATCGAAAGATGGTCGTCGGCCGCCTTCCGGTTGATCAACTGGACGAACTGGTTCAGTTCCTCCTCAATATAGGTCTGCGCCCGTGAAGCTTCGCTCTTTCGGTAATCGAGATTATTCTGACTGATGGTGCGCAGGTTGTCGATGGTACAGAGGTGAACCCCGTCGATCTGATCGGCCCCCACCTCGACATCGCGCGGTTGGGCGATATCGATCAGGATCAACGGCCGCGGGTGTCCCTCGAGCGGCCAGCATCGTCCCTTCATCACCTCTTTGAGTTCCTCGCATCGGATGATCGGATGCGGGGCGGAGGTGCAGGAGATCACCACATCCGAGAGAACCAGGTACCGGTGCATTTCAGCCATCGTTACCGCCTTTCCACCGATCTTCGATGCTAGTTGCACGGCACGGGCGTATGTCCTGTTGGCCACATAGATCGCAGTCAGATCCTTAGCCGCCAGGGCCTGGGTCACCAGCATCCCAATCTCCCCGCCCCCGACCACCAGGATATGCCGGCCGGTCAGGGTTCCGAGCAGTTCCTCTGCGAGTGTCACCGCGGCGGATCCGATCGAGACAGCACCCCGGTTGATCTCGGTCCGCCGCCTGACCTCAACCCCGACATGTACCGCCTTGTTTACACACTGCTCGATGAGCGGGCTGCAGGCTCCGGCCGTCTGTGCAGCGGCCAGCGCCTTCTTCAACTGACCGAGGATCTGGTCTTCCCCGACGATCATCGAATCGATCCCGCATGCCACTTCGAGCAGGTGCCGGATCGCATCCAGATCCTCACGGACCTCAAAGGAAGCCCTCCCCAGTTCATGGAGGTATTCGGTGAGCCCGGCTCCGGTCCCCTGTACCAGTATCTCAACCCGGTTACAGGTCTGAAGGAGGATCGCACCCTTGAAATGAACCTGAATATCAGCAAGGAACTGTTCCTCATCGCCAAACCGGAACTGCTCCAGCATATCCATATCTGCCGTATGGTGGTTCATCCCTCCGATCGCAATATGAGCAAAGAGCGGATCAACAGCCATCCGGAGACCTCCCCTGCAGGTATCGTGTCCACACCACTGCAACGGCCTGGTCGACACCGGTGTTCAGGGCACTGTTCACTGCAGAATCACGGAGGATCGCTGAAAGGATACGTCGCCGCTCGTCTGAAGAGAGGGGCAACTGTTTGAGTGCTCCACGGACTTCACGCTGAAGCAGAATCATCCGATCAAGACAGGGCACCTCGCGTTCAATCGTCTCCCTGATATAACGGGCCACCGCCGGGCTGCTCCCACCGGTAGAAACCGCAATCAGGTACTGCTCACCTCTGGCCACCGCCGGTAACTGAAGATCGCCCTGTTCACCATCTGCATTGTTGAAGAGCACACCCAGGTCCCTGCAGATCCTGCCGATCCGATTGTTCTGATCGGGGGAAGATGTCGCTGCGACTACCAGAAATGCCCCCTTGATCAGGTCACCAAGGGTCTGATCATCGAGCAGTTCAACATCGAGAACCTGTGATGTCACCGGCAGGGAAGAGAAACGGGAAGAGAATGAACGACTGAAGATCTGCACTGCCGCCTCGTCTGCAAAGAAGGCCGCCTTCCGTGCTCCAACCTCCCCCCCCCCAAAGATCCGTACACTCCGGCCGGAGAGGTCAAGCATCAGAGGTATCATTGATCAAGGTCTTGTTCTTCAGTGAGATTAAGATATTGACATGGTTCAGGCGGTTCCTGTTTTTTCCAGACAATTCTGAGCGGTTTTTTGAAAGAATCGCGTGGCCTTATGTGGAAGATGTAAATAACCAGGCGACATTTCTGTACATGGAGAGGGAGAGTGTGGCTGACGGTGGCGTAAGCTGCTGAGGAAAGTCCTCCCACCGACCGGATGCGCAGCCGTATGCAAGTATGGGTGGCGAGAGTCACGGCAATGGCACAGAAACGATACGGCCTTCCCTGAGCGATGATACGGCCGAGCCTCTTGGCGAGACGGATGCCCTGCATCCTATTAACCCGCTGAGCAGATGACGGGAAGGATACGATGAAACGGTGAATCCCTGCGGGTGCAAGTCAGAACAGGGCGCGTGGAGAGTCCGGTCTCTGCCCGGGTATGACGCATAGCTGAATGCCACAATGAACAGAAGGAGGCTTACTCCTCCCACTCCAGTTCTGATATCTTCAAATATGTTCTTTTCTGCATAACGAATTAAAAAAATTAATAACCTGTCATCACCATGAGTAATATAATGCATATCCCGACGCCGTCTGAGATCAGGGCTAAGCGTGAGATGCTCGACCTGACCCAGTCTGAACTCGCACGAAAGGCCGGAGTCAGCCAGTCGATGATTGCCAGGATAGAGGCTGGGAGCGTTGATCCGCGGGTAGGGACGCTGGATAAGATCATCAGAGTACTAAACATCGCCGAGCGCTCGATCGTGACGGCTGCTCAGGTGATGCATACACCAGTACAGAGTATCCATCCCGAGAACCAGATAGCAAGTGCCGTCGATATCATGGAAAAGAACGGCATCTCCCAGTTGCCGGTGATCCTTGATGGGGTGCCGGTAGGTTGTATCTCAGAATCAGCGATCCTCTTTGCCATCGAAGAGCAGCACGCTCATAAATCCCAGAATTATCTGGTAAGAGATTTTATGGAGTCCAGTTTCCCGACGGTTCCCCCGGATATCGATGTGGAGACCGTCGTCCATATTCTGCAGCAGCACCATGCGGTGCTGGTCCTTGAGAAGGGGAAGGTGCAGGGTGTAATAACCAAGCACGACCTGATCTCGCTAATCACCTAGAGAAGGGAGACCAGATCTCTGAGCACGATGGCAGGGTCTTCAACTTTGACCACGCTTGAGGCGAGCAGTACACCATCTGTTCCGAGGTCACGGGCGATCTTCACACATTCCCCCGACTGGATGCCGGCACCGGTCAACACCTTCACCTTTGGATTCACCGCGTGCACGGCTGCCACTGATCGTTGTATGATCCCGGGGTCCGCCTTGGCCACCGACACCCCGCTACCGATCAGTTCTGGCGGTTCAATCGCAACATAGGTCGGTGAAAGGGCCGCTGCCGCTGCACTGGTCATATCGTTGTTTGAACAGATCACCGTGACCAGCCCTGCTTCCGTCGCAGCCCGCACACTGGCTTCGATCTCAGCAAGAGTCAGCCTCCGTTCAGAGTGGTTGATCAGAGTCCCCACCGCACCGGTCTGTCTGACCGCGGCGGCGGTCACATGACCGGTAAACGCACCAGGGACAACGCCGTCCAGATGCTGTGCAAAGACCGGGATCTCAAAGTGTTTGCTCAGAGGATGGAGGTCGAAGAACGAGGGTGCGACCCCGATCTGAATGCCGCTCTCCTCACTGACCTCTTCTGCAGCTCGCGCAATCATATGGGCTCGGGGGCCCATCCCTTCCTTGTAGGCCTTGAGGTTTACCAGAATGAACTGTGATGACATAGGATCTCCCTGAAAGGAACCCGGTTCCTTCTTCACCCGGACAGTTCTGTCTGCAGATATTTAAATAATGAGTTCAGGTCTCTTTGAGTCCATGCAGGAACGGACCGGTGGTGATGCCACCAAGGGAGATCACCTTCACCTTTTCCTTAAGGTGCGCAAGTTCCTCTACACTCCGACGACCACCCGTCGCCACCAGATCGAGCCCCTGCAGGTACAGCCGGGTCATCTCCTCTGCATAGAGGGGGGTTCTGCCCCTCGCGTCGATCACCACCTCGGTGACACCGATGCCAGCGATCGCCAGGAGATGATCGATCAGACAGGTCTCGACGGCGTTCTGGATGCGGGTCCTGCAACTGCCATCGAAGAGGAGAGGGAATACCTCGCCTTTCTGATCGCGGACGGCCCATGAACCGGTACGCGGCGGGATACATCCACAGGACGTGCCGACCGGACAGTCCTCGGTCACCAGTGCCCCGGCACTCCCCTGAACGATCAGGGCGAGATGTGGACAATGATCGCTGGATGGTAGACGCGAGACGATATCGGTGAGTTCTGCAATCTCCTCACGTGAGAGTTCCCCAGAGAGGGTCAGCAGGTGGAACCCAGTCAGCGCATTGACCGTACATCGGTTCCAGATGTTCAACCCCTGCCCGCCATAGAGTGGAAGGGTGGGGGCCATCTCCTGCAGGGCAGTTGCCGCTCCGATCCCGTTGACCATCACACCTGCGAGGTCTTCGATAAGAGGAGTAGCCAGGATATCGCCGGCCATCTTAAAAAACTCATGACGGGTGATCTGCGGCCACTTCCAGACCAGTTTCGCCCCGGTTGTACGGAGGAGATTAACTGCCTTGGTGAGTTGATCGATCATCGAGGGGACCGTACCAGTACATCCACAGGGGGCGGGTGATTTTGGTTCAAAACAGATCAGACGACACCCGGCCGCAGCCGCAGCTGCCACCGCTTCCAGGGTATCTGTAAAGAGGACCAGATTCGGGATCGTCGACACTGGTATAACATTCCCCGGCTGGCTCTCCATCTCAACAAACCGGGTGCATCGGGCTTCGGCGGCAGCCTGTGCCTCCTCTGATGGATGATATGAACTGACGATTACACCGGCCGCAGCGGAGAGGAGGTCGCGCCGGAGCCTGTTGAGCGCACTGCTCCGACCAAAGAGTGTACCGGGGTTGTCGATCACAAGATCGGTGATCACAAACGGAGTTCCCCCAGTCCGGGTCAGCTGTTCCCGGATCCGGTCGCTGGTGAGCGGGTGTTCCCGTGCCTCCAGAAACGGTTCGTCGCCGATGACTGAAACCGGAACTGCAATCTGGTCCCTGCGGAGGACCGTGCCGGAGAGGTGCGGCAGTCGCTCTTCATCAAACCAGAACGAGAGGGAGAGGGAGACTCGAGCAGGGGGGTGTGCCGCATCATCGCTGATCTGCCGCCGTGTGGCCCGGGTATACACTGCACTTCTTGTCAGGTAGACCTTCGAACCCACGACAACCCGATCCTGCACAGGCAGGGAGACCTTCTGTTCCCCTGGATGGTACCACGGTGTACCCCGCAGCACCAGACCGCACTCCTCACCGTCAGGAGCGATGAACACCAGCCCGTCACCTGTATCAGGGGCGGTCGTCCCCTCCAGGGTAACGATGACCTCCCCCCGTTCGCTATCAGATTCCAATACCGTCCCGACGAAGAGCCCGCGATTATCCGGTCGATCTCGCCCCATCAATGATCGGTGACGGGCGCCCAGCAGGTACCCACCCGTGAAACCCCGGTTGAAGGCCATCAGCAGGCGTTCGATCACCGCATCTTCAGGCTTCCACCCCCCAGTTTTGATCGCATCGAGCGCGGTACGGTAGATCCCAACAACGGTGGCAACATATTCGGGGGACTTCATCCTTCCTTCGATCTTTAACGAGGTGATCGGCGAATGGACAACCTGATCGAGGTGCGGGTAGCAGGCAAGATCCTTTGGCGATAGGAGGTACTGCTCATCATCCCGGACCTCCTGCATCCGAACAGGCCTCCCGTACTGGTCTGTCTCTCCATGGAGGAGGGTGTATGGTTTTCTGCACGGCTGTGCGCAGCTCCCCCGGTTTCCGGACCGTCCCCCGATCACCGACGAGAGGAGGCACTGTCCTGAGTAACTGTAACAGAGCGCTCCATGTAAAAATATCTCCAGACCGATATCGAGATGTTCCTCCTCTGCTGCAGCGGCGATCGCCGTCACCTCTGCAAGGGAGAGTTCGCGGGCCAGCACCACCCGTGAGAATCCATGCGCTACGGCCCACCGCACCCCTCCAATGGTGTAGATCGTCATCTGAGTCGACGCGTGGAGCGGCAGGTCAGGAACCAGCCAT is part of the Methanosphaerula palustris E1-9c genome and encodes:
- the hemB gene encoding porphobilinogen synthase yields the protein MRRLRGRHLLPLLTEHHLNKKDLIAPIFVDQTITVPRPIETMPGQNRYPVSAVGEVATRLFRKGIWALLLFGVPEVKDPEASGAFDPNGVIQQAVRAVKQAVPAMVVLTDVCACEYTSSGICGIGGPNRCGEVDLLNDPSLALMADIAVSHAEAGADIVAPSCMLDGMVITIRHALDQAGFQDVLILSYSTKFASALYGPFRDAADSSCFCGDRTSYQINPANGREGYMESRLDVDEGADMLMVKPAGFYLDVLASITDFGLPVAAYQVSGEYALIMAAAENGWINKKAVAMESLIAIKRAGADLIITYFAEDVAGWLDEDCE
- the hemA gene encoding glutamyl-tRNA reductase, which translates into the protein MAVDPLFAHIAIGGMNHHTADMDMLEQFRFGDEEQFLADIQVHFKGAILLQTCNRVEILVQGTGAGLTEYLHELGRASFEVREDLDAIRHLLEVACGIDSMIVGEDQILGQLKKALAAAQTAGACSPLIEQCVNKAVHVGVEVRRRTEINRGAVSIGSAAVTLAEELLGTLTGRHILVVGGGEIGMLVTQALAAKDLTAIYVANRTYARAVQLASKIGGKAVTMAEMHRYLVLSDVVISCTSAPHPIIRCEELKEVMKGRCWPLEGHPRPLILIDIAQPRDVEVGADQIDGVHLCTIDNLRTISQNNLDYRKSEASRAQTYIEEELNQFVQLINRKAADDHLSMLHSWAEQIRVRERDRALARLGSEDQRAVAVVDDLTRVLVKKLLTDATFSIRASAECGEMEAAASLVHAITQGEKLCIQKKE
- a CDS encoding precorrin-2 dehydrogenase/sirohydrochlorin ferrochelatase family protein, which produces MIPLMLDLSGRSVRIFGGGEVGARKAAFFADEAAVQIFSRSFSSRFSSLPVTSQVLDVELLDDQTLGDLIKGAFLVVAATSSPDQNNRIGRICRDLGVLFNNADGEQGDLQLPAVARGEQYLIAVSTGGSSPAVARYIRETIEREVPCLDRMILLQREVRGALKQLPLSSDERRRILSAILRDSAVNSALNTGVDQAVAVVWTRYLQGRSPDGC
- a CDS encoding CBS domain-containing protein, which translates into the protein MHIPTPSEIRAKREMLDLTQSELARKAGVSQSMIARIEAGSVDPRVGTLDKIIRVLNIAERSIVTAAQVMHTPVQSIHPENQIASAVDIMEKNGISQLPVILDGVPVGCISESAILFAIEEQHAHKSQNYLVRDFMESSFPTVPPDIDVETVVHILQQHHAVLVLEKGKVQGVITKHDLISLIT
- the tpiA gene encoding triose-phosphate isomerase — encoded protein: MSSQFILVNLKAYKEGMGPRAHMIARAAEEVSEESGIQIGVAPSFFDLHPLSKHFEIPVFAQHLDGVVPGAFTGHVTAAAVRQTGAVGTLINHSERRLTLAEIEASVRAATEAGLVTVICSNNDMTSAAAAALSPTYVAIEPPELIGSGVSVAKADPGIIQRSVAAVHAVNPKVKVLTGAGIQSGECVKIARDLGTDGVLLASSVVKVEDPAIVLRDLVSLL
- a CDS encoding U32 family peptidase → MNQKQRDGLPELLAPAGSEEALIAAINAGADAVYLGGSRFGARQFATNFDEAALVRSVARAHAQNVAVYVTVNTLIHDRELVDVARYLLVLYRMGVDAVLVQDVGVAALARWLVPDLPLHASTQMTIYTIGGVRWAVAHGFSRVVLARELSLAEVTAIAAAAEEEHLDIGLEIFLHGALCYSYSGQCLLSSVIGGRSGNRGSCAQPCRKPYTLLHGETDQYGRPVRMQEVRDDEQYLLSPKDLACYPHLDQVVHSPITSLKIEGRMKSPEYVATVVGIYRTALDAIKTGGWKPEDAVIERLLMAFNRGFTGGYLLGARHRSLMGRDRPDNRGLFVGTVLESDSERGEVIVTLEGTTAPDTGDGLVFIAPDGEECGLVLRGTPWYHPGEQKVSLPVQDRVVVGSKVYLTRSAVYTRATRRQISDDAAHPPARVSLSLSFWFDEERLPHLSGTVLRRDQIAVPVSVIGDEPFLEAREHPLTSDRIREQLTRTGGTPFVITDLVIDNPGTLFGRSSALNRLRRDLLSAAAGVIVSSYHPSEEAQAAAEARCTRFVEMESQPGNVIPVSTIPNLVLFTDTLEAVAAAAAAGCRLICFEPKSPAPCGCTGTVPSMIDQLTKAVNLLRTTGAKLVWKWPQITRHEFFKMAGDILATPLIEDLAGVMVNGIGAATALQEMAPTLPLYGGQGLNIWNRCTVNALTGFHLLTLSGELSREEIAELTDIVSRLPSSDHCPHLALIVQGSAGALVTEDCPVGTSCGCIPPRTGSWAVRDQKGEVFPLLFDGSCRTRIQNAVETCLIDHLLAIAGIGVTEVVIDARGRTPLYAEEMTRLYLQGLDLVATGGRRSVEELAHLKEKVKVISLGGITTGPFLHGLKET